The Aspergillus flavus chromosome 2, complete sequence region AGGACCCAAGGATAGTGGTATGGGACTTTGcggacgacgacgaagagataAAGGAGGCTTCTCAATTCTTTACAGGGCTTTAacaatttactttttttcttttggacTTCTGCATATGCAGTTACCGACATGACGTCGGTCTTGGGGCTTTTTATTCTCCATTCTATATTAgcatcctttctctttcttctcccattcTTGGTCTCTATTTAGCCCAATTGGATATTGTTATCGATGTTCATTATTGCATGTGAATATTAGGGTCTACGATTTCGATGAAAACTTTCTGAACTCATCATGAGCGTCATATGGAATGTCTTTGAACTTGTTGTTTACTATAAAACGTCTACCGTTTTCCGAGCATTATTGCATTGAGGAGTAACGGAGTTGACCGGTTCATATCTTTGCAGTATCAAATATGGAAACTCGTATGACTAGCCTTCAAGCCATGGATCTCTTAGCTAAGAATATAGTAAAAAGGTGGCGTAGAAacctcccttttctttcatcgAATCGACATTATCATCCACAGCTCTCTAAAGGGTTACTTCACAAAGAAGTATAACAATAGTGGACCCTGATGAATACAGACCAGCGTGTACCGATAATCCAATATCCGTTACATCTTTTATGGCCGTGGAAAAGGTTTCCTGAGTGAACCATATGGCTTACACAACGCCTGATATCCAAAACCACAAATCGCGTCAGCCGTTAAAGGGGCTCCTGGGTCTGTTCTAACCATGTGGAGGATCCATAATTTCGAGAGGAGATAAAAGCTTGAAACGACGTCCACATGTCCGAGCAATAACGCCCAAACTCCTGCACTATGCCCTCCCTGGCACCCAAGTGAGCCGCGCTGTCGTCCGAGACCTGGCTCCTTGCAGTAGCATATGTGTCATTAGAGGCAGTGTTCACGTACACAATGGTATCCTGCTCATTCCTGGCTTCCAGACAGCAGCATAAAAACGAATTAACAATCTTTGAGGCCTGTAACCAACGACCATGTTGGCTCTCAAGCATGATACATCCTTCATGGACAGAAGGCTCCGCTGTTGATCGTGTTTGTGTGAGGGAACAGCCGGGGGGTTCGGAAGCTAGTAGAGCGGGCATGTCCACCACCGGAGTCCTCCTCGCCCCTGGCTCTAAGGGACGTCTATCTGCGGGACTAGCAGAGGTTGTTGCTGATTGAGTGGTCACCGAGCAGCTTTGCCGGCGTGAGATCCTGCTTGGTAGGTATTGTGGACAGGAACTAGGTATGTGGTCTCGGTGGATTGAGTTCTGCCGCTTGATATGGAAACAATGCTCCGTGCCTAATGGTCTAGTCTGGATAGCGGAGCCGTCACCCTCGTCAATGTGACCACACTGAGCCATAGAAAGGTTCCTTCGATGAAATGGATGTTCGTTTAATCTACCATTCGCACCAACTCCATGGGCACTATGCCTCTGGGGGAAGCGCCCTTGGACCACAGCGCTATCAACTGCCCTCACAGCAGTGCATCCTCGCCTATTAGGCCGAgtggaagaggttgaagagaTACCAAAGAATCTTCGAAATGACTCCCCGTAGGATTCGACCCTATTGCTATCAGCAGCGTTGCTGTAATGGTCACGGTGCTGGGATTGCCCATTGCTCGGTGCTGAATGGACAGGAAACCGTGCAGAGGAACGGACTGCCTCTTCGGTGCCGAAAGATGGAAGTCCCGGAGGTGTGGGCATCCTTACCGGTGGTGGGTACGTGGGTAGAATCGGACTCGCAGGGGACACTACACTTCCCAGCCATCTGGAAGCTCTCACTTTTGCATCTGCATCATTGACACTCGCCGTTTTGCGGTGTCGCTGTTGACCCAGCCGGTCTACTTCTGGTGACTCCTCTGGAATCGGCATGTCCACTCGTTGTACGTCATTTTTCGGCAGTATATGGCTTTCAGATGTATTCGGCTTTGATGAACGACCTGCCGTGTACTCGGACGTGGGAGCGACAAACATTGCCATGTTGGCTGCCATTCTGCTATTAAGGGTACCACTCGACCTAGGCACAAGGTCTTCCAAACCTGAGCTTACCCTCGCGGCATTATATATTGAGCTTGCATCGCTTGGACTCGATCCAGATGACTCTCTGGTCGATGCCGGGTTGAATACCGCTCCCCCCCGCCGCAGGGCAGAGTCCGGACTGGTTAAAGGAGAGTGACATCGCAGATCCATTCTGAGGCATGACAGATCTGAGAACTGGCATATGTAGTCAACGAAAGGCACTAAGTGACTTGTGAACACGGGATTTGAATGTCACCGTGCCTTCCAACTTGCTCTCAAGTCCAATTGAGAAGGTGCAGCACTAAAGTGAGTTGGAGGGAAAGAACTACCTGCCGAAGTAAGTGTTTGCGAGGTTCGTTAAAGTCCGTACTGTAGGAGGTATGAGCATCACTGAATCGCGCGCTTCGAATAGTACATATACATTTATCAAGTCCCTTAGAATATAAACAACAAGAGGGATCAAAACCGAACCAATATATACCCAGAGTGAAAAAACATTAATATGTACAATGAAGAAATTATCGGCAGGATGAAGTGAACTCAACCGATATTGGGTGGCTTGAGGTTGAACAAGGAGAAGTTTAggatatcatcatcgtcataAAGCCGTGACGGTCTGATTGGGACCAGCTTTGCTGGCTTGCTCTTTTTTCAGATTCCTGAGCAGAGCCTCCAGCCTTCGGCGTTCCTCTTGCTCCGCCTGTATTTAAATCAGCTCGAGGGCGTTACTAGAGAAAGGACAACGATGTACTTACCTTCAGTATCTTCATATTTTCAGTCCGCGTGTCAcgcatcatcttcttgaatTCATTCTTCAGCACCATGGTTGATGTGGTCTCATACGTGGTTCCATCTCGTCCCATTGACGCTGAGTGCATGCCCATCCAGGTGATCCGCTCTTCGTTCAATTGCGTCTCCAGTTGCTCACAGCGATCCCGAAGCGCGTCAATGAGGCTCTCAAACTTCTCGCGTTCTTTCTCAAATTCGATACTAGCCTTGGTCATGACTTCATAGTCGTCAATCGTCTCGCgcagctccttctccaatgTCTGTACACGCCGCTGTGTGTCACTGTTTGCAGGCTTGCCAGCCTTAAAAGTGGCAAGCTCCTGCGCCAGCTCGATATTACGGGTGGTCAACACCTCGAGCTCCTTCTGAAGGGCAGGGTCGACAGCGGCTGCCCGTTGAGACCGGCTACCATAAGCGCCATCGAGCTCAGCCTGAGCCATTGTAAGCTCAGTCCGAACCCTCACAACTTCACCTTCTAGCTCAGTTAATTCCGCCTGCAAGCGCACCGCATTCTCCTCAGCGTCTGTCCGAGCCTTGGTTGCCTCGCTGAGTTGAGACTCCACGTCGGAGCGTATTTGTTCTATCAAAGTTTGCAACCGAGTAATTTCATCCTCGGCCTGTGTGCGCGAGTCTGTGGCTTCCTTCAGCCGAGCGTCAGTTTCAGTACGGATCTGCTGAATACTCTCCTCCAGAGTCGAGATCTGTTTTTCTGATCGCTCACGGGACTCCGTGACCTCCTCTGCCTTTGCGTCGACCTCACCGCGAAGTTGATCGATCACAGCTTGTAGGCGTGCGATCTCCCCATCTGCCTCGGAGCGTACCGCAGACAGTTGCTCTGTGTGACCGTTGGACTCGGATCGAATCTGTTCGAGTTGAACTTCTAAGCGGGCAACTTCAGTCTCGGCACGGACGCGTGCTTCATGGGCATCCGCTTGAGCCTCGTTTTCTTGTTGAAGTTTCTGCATGATAGCCTGCAAGCGGGTGATTTCAGCTTCGGCCTGAAGGCGTGCTTCATGAGTCTCGGCGTGAACGTCTTTTTCGCTTTGGTGCTCTTGGATGACACTCTGCAAACGTGCGATTTCAGCTTCAGCATGAAGGCGTGCTTCATGAGTCTCGGCGTGAGCATCTTTCTCGCGCTGGTGCTCTTGGATGGCAGCCTGCAAGCGAGCAACTTCAGCCTCCGCACGAAGGCGCGCTTCGTGGGCTTCGGCATAAGCATCTTTTTCGAGTTGGAGCTCTTGCACAACGTTCTTCAAACGAACAATTTCACTTTCCGCGTGACGATGCGCTTCCTGGGTTTCATTGTGCATATCTTTCTCGCGCTGGTGTTCGTGCACGACAGCTTGCAATTGGGTAATCTCAGTTTCAGCGCGAAGACGTGCCTCTTGAGCTTCAGCAAGGGCATCTTTCTCGTGTTGAAGCTCTTTTACGACGGTTTGCAGACGAGACACCTCGGCTTCTGCGCGTGTGCGAGCTTCTTTTTCAGATGCGAGGGCCTCCGAATTGTCCTCTGGGATGGCCCGCTGCTGGTGATCGGACAGTTCCCGGCGTGCAGCCTCCAGCTGCTCCATCGTGTGGTCCAGCATATCTTTGGACTGTTGCCCTTCTCGCTCAGCTAAATCGAGCTCCTTGCGCACACTAGCCAACTGTTCGACCAGGTCGGCAATATGCGCATCCCTCTCCGCGTCTGATTTGGAGTTTAGCTCCCGTTGTTGTTGAATTTGGGTAGTTAGGATGCCCTTCTGCTCAAGAAGTCCCCCCAAGCGCTCATGGAGGCCGTCAATACCTTCGTTTAGGTATGAAAGGTGTTCCTCAAGATTCCCGTTAGATATAtcaggtggtggtggaaggGTCCGCGAGCGCGGCAAGCCCGACTCATTCACGATCTGATATAGTCTAGTGTTGACTCCCACTAGCTGTTGATCGCTCCCATGGTTCATGCTTCTAGTGCCGGGGGTGCTATTAGAGTGAGTTGTGAGTGCGCCGAGCCCGTTTTCAATGTATGCTATGTAAGCTTCGATGGTTGCCGTAGGGTTGGGCATGGAGCCCTCCGCCGAGAGTTGTGGAATCGGAGCGAAGTCATTGTCAGGATTGGACTGTAGAATCATGTCACGCATTTGCCCACTTAGCATCTCTAGTTTTTTCTCGGTATTTTGGATCATATCGCGGCCGACTGCCGGTTGATTCGAATGAGCCAGCGGACTTGGCCCTTGAGGCCCATGCCCATTGAGCTCGTTGAGATGATCTGACGTTTTGTATAAGCTCCTATCATCGAAGTCATCGATACTACCACGGGGGTTATGGCTGGAAAGGCTCTCAGGTGTATTGGGCACATTGTTCTTCGGatatttctttattcctTTATGGGTCATCTGTAGGACGCCAGCCGTATGCTCCAGTAAACGTTTTTGAATCAGCTGAACTCTACTTTCCAGGTTCCAGACTTCCTGCGAAAGCTCCTCGCACTTCCGCGTGCTCACTGCCAACTCTCCATCCGTCTTGTCGAGGGTACTTGAAGCGCCATTGCGACCGAACATGCTCCTGCGACTCCGATTGGATTTCGGAGAACCTCCCACATCATATTCTTCGCTTGACCTGGAGCTCTTTGAGTTATATAGTCGGCTGAGGGACATGGCTGCATCACGAAGTTTTGTCTCCAAGGCCAGTTTCCGTTTGGCAGCCTCCAAGCGACCCGACAGGAACTTGAATTCTTTCTTCAGcccttcaacctcctccaAGGACAGGACCTCATAATGCGCACTGTCACCCATAGCAGTTTCGGTCAATAAATACATCGTCACAGGATCATTGCCGTTGAGTAAAGCAGAGCTTCTTGGGTGGGCCGTATTCAACTATGGATGAGCGAAGGCGTCAGCAAATGGCGGACTTGGCATGAGGTTGAGGAACCACTTACTGGATTGTAGCGCGGAGTTTCCACATTTTTTAGGATGGGAGCGCCATGGTATCCGTCCATGAGTACCTTCGTCGGGGGAGGCTGCGGAGCGCCAAAGGAGGCGCCGGAAAAGTGCCTTGGATCGCCATAGGACGATTGACTGGATCGTAGGTCGAAACCACTCATTGTAAATACAAGTATGCAGAAAAATCAAGGAGAGAGATTGTGCGTAATGGACCGGTGATAGAGAGTCGTCgcaaataaaatactagacAGTATACATCCTGAAGGGGGTTACTCCGTGTTTATTGTCACAGGAGGTGGCCGGGATTAGACAAGCGGTAGAGGGAGGCGAAGTGAAACAGAGTTTCCAGTTGGTGGAGGGATAAGAGCAAGAATAGGTATCAAATAAGACGAACCGGCGGAGTAAtaaaaggagggaaagggaaagaaggttGGGGAGACAAAGTTGAAAGCGAGGACGGAGTCGAGACGATCTGCAAACTAAAGAGTGTCGATGCTCAGCCGCCCAGCCAGTGGACACGAACCATTATGGGACACTTTTAAATCTTCAGCGCCACTAGcgaagtaaagaaaagaagaagagaagaagagaaaagtaaaaaagcaATTTCGATAGATCCAATGCATTGTGTGTCAGCATTGGAGATGGGTGAACCATGAAGAAATTATTGGAGTTATAATATTAGGGGggaaaggtaaaaaaaaacaaaaaaccaAAGTACAGAGAAAGTGACGATaagcaaagagagagagaggttGAGAATGATCGTACGTCAACCAAATCACTTGCAATGGAAAGGTCATGATTCACAACtctttgtccttttccttccgtcccttcctttttattttaattagaacATCTTGAATGGGTGTGACGGATGAAAATGTCCCGGAAGGTAAACTCAGCACAAGAGTTGTCGCGAACATAGAAAGTCGATAGAGACCGCGCAGGTCTCAGAGCAATCAGATTGATCTTCCGTACTCTGCTGCAACCTTGACACCCAGAAAGTGATGCATAATGTCCGTCGAAGGCATGTTGAATTGACTGCAGGTCAGTCAGCACCATCTGGAAGAATATCCTCCGAGACTTTGTAGATCGAAAGATCTCCGGATTCGGGAAGGATTAAAATAGTTCTTGCGAAACTGATCTGTGATGAGCCATGGATTGTGAAACATTCATTGCAATTTAAAATGCGACTGGCGATTTATACGGGACGATGATTGGACGGTCATACATCAAGTGCCTGAGACAATCTCCATTCAATCAATTCCTTTGCATGAAATTCTCGAGTTGGTTCACTTTTTCCATACTGGAAAAATCCACTACCATCCAGAATCCAGCACCAGACCACTCCCTCATCATGTGATGGTGATTCACCTGACTGCGAGAGATGGACAAGCAAAAAGGTTACATTGAATTCGTCTCTCTTGTCAGCTACTACTCTGCTCGTATCTGCACCCAATTATCGGGCTTCTTTAATTTAAACGGATGCTCAAACCCCGCAATCGATCTTCGGGTCTTAAGCCTCGGGTTGATTGAACCCCAATAATGGGTGAGACTGACTTGATACGACTGTTCTCAGTACCCTACTCCAGAGACTTACCTAGGCTTGTCCAGATTATCTCTGGGGTACTTTTATTAATGCGGAATTGCGCCACATATGCGCTGTAACCCTCGTCGGATCATTCCCAACGGCGTCCTCCGGCTCTTCAAGAATACCTACTTATAATTGATTGCTAAAGATcactttcttccatcttATAGAGGAATTATGTTGAAGAGAAATAACTAGCCCTCCCATCATGACTTCCAAATCGCGAGATGCACACCATACCTCAACCCCGTCGGATTTCCCTCCCTCGGGGCCTGGCTATAAGGTCTACAAGCGTCGCTTCTGGGGACTAACCCAGTTGGTGTTATTGAACATTGTGGTCAGCTGGGATGTATGTGTTCCTTAATCTCGTAATCACTAGTGCGGCGATATCGTAGcctttgaagaagatgaagcagCAGCATGTTGGGCTAAAATTCCATACCACAGTGGTTAACCTTCTCATCCATATCCACCACTGCCTCTGAGTATTTTGGAGTCTCCGAAAGCGCAATCAATTGGATGAGTACAGGATTTCTGTTTGCCTTCTGTGCCGCTAGCCCGTAAGTCTTCCTGTACCTTTATTCAACCATGACATGAAACTGACGATATGTTGCCAGGGTCGTCGTTTTCACTCTCAATAAAGGCGGCCCGAAACCCGCCATTATCACCACTTCCACCCTCCTGTTGGTGGGTAACTGGGTTCGCTATGCAGGTACCAAAGCCCGTGGGGGCATGTTTGGCGTCGCCATGTTCGGCCAGATCCTCATCGGTTTGGCTCAGCCGTTCTGTCTCAGCGCTCCCACCCGATACAGTGATCTATGGTTCTCGGACCAAGGGCGCACCAGTGCCACGGCCGTGGCCACCTTAGCCAATCCATTGGGAGCTGCTCTGGGCCAGCTAATCGATTCGTTCTGGGCGACCAAGCCTAGCGAGGTTCCCGATATGGTTCTGTATATATCCGTCATTGTAGGTGTAACCCCCAGAgtgaaggcgaagaagaaagacgaaaaCCCCAAACCTATCCTTGAAggtcctcttttcttctgacAAGATCCAATGCAATACCACAGGCAACAATCGCCGCCAttccctccttttttctcCCATCAAAACCACCCACACCACCCAGTGCATCCTCAGCAACAACCCGCACGCCTCTCCTCCCAGCAATCGCCCAACTTTTCAAGACGCTAGAGTTCTGgctcatcctcatcccctTCTCAGTCTACgtcggcttcttcaacagcgTCTCCTCACTCCTCAACCAGATTCTTGCCCCCTATGCCTTCACCGAAACCGAAGCCGGAATCGCAGGcggcatcctcatcatcgtcggaCTGATCAGCTCGGCCATCGTCTCCCCAATCACAGACCGCTGGAAGCACTACCTGATCACCATCCGCATTCTAGTCCCCATCGTAGCAGTCTGCTACATCGGCCTGATTTTCGCCCCACCCAGCCCGGCGGGCATCGCCCCAGCCTACGTCGTCTGCGCCCTTCTCGGCGCCTCCTCCTTCGCCCTCCTCCCCGTCGTGCTGGAGTATCTCGTCGAGATCACGTATCCGTTCTCCCCCGAGATCGGAAGCACAATCTGCTGGACAGGCGGTCAGCTCCTCGGGGCCGCCTTCATTCTAGCTCAGGATGCGCTCAAGGCAGGTCGTGACGCCAACCCACCGGAAAACATGAGAGATGCGCTGATATTCTCGGCTGTTATTGCTTGTGTCGCGGCCCCGTTTCCTATCTCGATCGGGCTGTTCGGGAGGGATGTTCGACGTCGGAGATTGGACGTGGATAGAGGGCTTGATCTGGAGGGCCGTGAGTATACTGATACCGGTCTTGCGGGGGATGATACCCCTGCACCTGGGACTGAGTCGAAGTTTAGTCTCAAGTTCTGGTCGAGAAACAATAGTTAGCAGAGGGGAGCTTCCTGGGTTAAGCCAGGCATTTTGTATGTTAGCAGTTATTATCGTTCGGATCTTGAGGGATATGTGTATATAACTGTCATGCATATGGTCCAGTATTTGAGGGCCCCAACGGAAGAGTACGCGTGGTATAAACCTAGTGCAACCCCGTCTCTGACAAGATCCAGTACGAACCAGcggtagcagcagcagtctAAGAGACAAATGCCATTCGTTCTAAACACAAGGAAAATTAAGAAGCACAGTTCACGAACAGGCAAAAACCCAGCTATCTGTACATACACAGCGAAGGATTTCATTCCCCCATCCTCCGCTTTTTAACACAAATCCCACATTGGAGAGGAGTCTATTCCCATTCTATGCGAGACACTTTAGGCCGACAAGCGGAAACAGCCAGCCGCCATGAcgttttttcttctgtgagTTCCCTCCACAGTTCCCCCTTCGTATCTCATTCGGATGGTCCATACATGATGTGCCATCGTTAAACTCGTTGCCATTGAACCATAAGAGAAACGTGGCAGGAATTGTTTCGGAGCGAGACGCTTATTTGAGGGACTTCCAGAGCTTGGGGGCGGCGCACTCGGAAGCGCAGTGGGCAAGGTGGAAGACTAGAGCAGGGGATGTCAGTTTCGTTATAACGATTGCTTTTTTGAGGTATTCGATATGCGTAGGCACGTATTGTTGGCACAGCCACCAAAGTAAAAGTCCCAAAGtgataaagaaaagaagccaCTTACACTCCTCAACGCAGTCCTCCTTGGGGCCCTTGTAGTCGGCGTCCTCCTGCTGCTGAGTGACACGCTCGACGCACTCATCGAAGTGGTGCTTGTATGGGGCGCACTGAGCGGAGTTGGCACATTCTAATGCCGTCAACGTTAGTCACCGCGAATACGAGAGGTGAGATTAGAATGACAAAAGATGATTTTGTGTCAATGGCATGTGCGGAAGCGGACAAATGGAGATCAGGCGTATATTGGCCGAATCGTGCCATTGCCGCGCAACATGGCAGTCTAACGATGcgaaaagatgaagacgcGGGATTTAACTTGAACAATCGACTCACCCTCCTCGAGCTGGGGCTTGATGTCCTCaggctcctcctcctcttcctcctcctcttcttcctcttcttcctcctcctgctcGGGCTCCTCCTCGGCAGGCTCCTCAGGAGTCTCCTCAGCGGACTCCTCAGTCTTTTCGGCGGTCTCTTCACTATTCGACTCTTCGGTCACAGCGGGCTTCTCCTCGGTCTCGGTCTCCTGGCTGCTGGGCTGCTCAACGTTCTCAGCGGGAGCCTCAGCCTGGGCCTCGGGGAGGCTGAAGGAGGAGATAATGTCGGAGAAAAAGTCGGAGATACCCATCTTGGACTATGTGGAAGTATCAATTGAGGGGATTGGAGGGCCGGGGTTCCAAACTGTGGGGGGTGCAAGCGGCAGTGACGAGCGAGGTTGATGAGGTTGATGGTTTTACGAAGCTTTGGCTCTGCCGTTCAGGAAAATCGGAACAGCCCGGCCGCCGGCGAATGTTCATTTATCGCACACGTGATTGGCCGACGCTTCGGTAGGGGATTGACCAATGCAGTAATCctatctttttaaaaaataacaatTTGATACTGAGCCTTTCTAGTTGCTACAAATGACTAAAGTTGTTGATccaataatatatatctcgaGACTCGGAATAGGTCCTCCGAtcctgttttttttttaaaaaaaaaaaaaagaaaaaagaaaagaaaagaacagaaaaagagaagagaaacataaTGGTGTTTGAACACGCTAGGTACCAGACCGACCCTTTAGCTATAGTAAGCAACAGATGTACTGTACAAGAACGGATTGTTTATAGTCATTATGATTCATGGAAGAAGGCAAAAGAGATGAGATATGTCGAGGTAAGAAAAATGCGTCTAATTAGGTCCAGACATTAATATGCTTTCTCAGCTGGCACGACGTAACCTTTCTTCAAGCTCATCGGCGACACTCTGCTGCTGAACTTCTTCGTAGCCTGGCGGCGGTCCCATGGGACACGATTCTGCAGTAACACGGCTGTCCTGGGAGTTTGATGGAGGGTGCTGATTATCATGATTGGAGCCAGTCGAATTATGTACTGGGCCGGAGTAAGCAGGCAATTGATCCAAATGAACAGTAGACATATCAACATTCCCAACACCTCGGCTGCTTTGTCGAGTGTTTTCATGGGCCACTCGTAGGCGTTCTTTGATCTCTTCGAATTTGTTGTGATAATCGAACGCGCCTCCCTCCTTGAAAGTCACCTTCAACAGTACCGCTGGAAGCGACGAGGGTATCCCTCCACCAGGGACCGGCTGGACAAGAGACTGCCACACATTTGCACCAAAAAGGGGGGCTGATACATGAGTATCATGCAAGTGAAGCAGAGGTGCAGAGAAGGATTGGAAGTCATTGGACTTCTTGGCAGGTATATATACGACCTGAAATGAATTTACTTTGTAAGCTCAGGAAAAGATGTACAAGAAATCACTAAAAGATAATGTCAAAAGAGAAACCAAACAAGGGGAATGTACCCGATGGTTTGTAAGATAGATTCGGCCAGAATCGCTTTGGAATGATATGGCATCCTTGCCTTTGTATGAGTCGAGTGGTTTCAAAGAAAGGCAAGTGCGAGGTGGGGACGTATATATCAAATGCTCATGAGGAAGACGGACAAAGCCTTCATCCTCATGTAGCATCACCCAACTGCTCGGCAGAGTAGGTTAGAATCAATCCCATATCCTATCTTAttccttctcctctcaaAATCGGGTAGGGATGATACAGTGATACAGTGATAATTGCCCGTAAGGACTAAAAGGTGGGGCTGAAGCCAAGTGGGAAAAGATAAAGAACAGCAGAATTGTCTAAGGTTCATGCCAGATACATGCCCGGGGTCAAGATATCTCGGAGCGAGAAGTATGCACCAACAATAATGAAGACTTAAGGAAGTTGCAGTCGTGAGGGGTCATTGACATACTTGATCGACATCTTTACCCAATCCGTTCCGTTAGCAAGTCCGGTATGTGGCCAGTAGTGCCTTAAGTATGGAATATCGTGCAAGGTACAGGAGACTGATCGCCACCGATAATGATTGATCTCGGCTGGGAACTAGTGGCCTGCAGGTTAGGCTAGTGCAGTGAAGACAATATATCTTGTCAATTGATATCGTTGAGACTCTGAAACGGGAGAGGGCGAAATATTGGTCGATGAGGCTTGTCCAATACTGATTGATAAAATGAGAAGTGACCAGGAAGACGACACTAGTGGGTATAGGTAGTCAAGCCGTATTAGACCCTAGCAACCCGTAAGGGTATATCAACTCAGGTACTTGGAGGTGGACAATGGATTGGACCCGCTTAACGTAGGTAATCGCCACGCTGCAACGTGGAGCGGCGAATGTATGTAGGAATGGATAGTGGATCGCCAGACGACTGTCGTCGGTTTGGGGTGACAGCAAATATTCTTCAACGTTAGTCCGTTGAGATAACCTACTTTAGACTTGGGGAGTAGCGATACTAGTGACGATGATaaggatgagaaaaagaGTTGGGGTcacttttttctcctccgcGGGGCTGATGTCAGGCGGGagaaacccaaaaagaagggaaaaaaaaaaaaaaaaaggaacagagagaggggaagTAGCTCTCGGAACATAAGAGCAGCAACAATATTTTCATACTATGCCAGAACTATTTACAATGGCCACTATGGAAATATGTCATGCAATTCTAAGGCACAGCTTAGACCTCACTCTAATACGTTAATGATATATCCCATTAAACTTAATGCGCACTCTCGTCGTCAAACCTACCTACTATTTCTAGCCTGGATGTTATGTTACCGAGTCAGTACCTAAGGTCGTACATCAACTGTCCTCCACCTTTGAGCACGTCCTATGTAATTATTTACAATTGGACGGAACTGGAGATCAGAATGTTCTAGGTTGATGACTGTACAGATAGACTGGACTTCTGACTCGAGGTACCGAAGAGGCTTGCTAGGCGATGAAGTATGGTTCCAACCCGaacaaaaaacaaataaaataaaacaaaaagaattGGGATAGAATACTAGTGATTGCCTTACTAGTTTCTACTGATATACTCCGAATCTTCCTAGAACCTGGAAGTGATTTCTTGAGAACAAACCAAGCACAGACTGGGGAGATTTCTCGACCCTTACCCCACAAATTCCGTCAAGACGACTCATGTTCTGTGGTTCTGTATGGGTTCCGCTGATACTGATAACAACACACCTGCAACTGGTGCAGCTCCTATATGTGCTATTTCCCTGACTCGGGAGATATTCATGTGGTATGACCTGGTACATGTATGGATATACACAGTACAAGGACGGAGTTTACGCGGTTCTAGAACCTGCTACGCGGAAATGACATAAACTTTCCACTAGCTGTACGGTTCTGTCATACACTGGGTTGCGGTCGGACCGTTTAAATTACAATGGGGTTACCTCACTTTCCTCCCTCCCCACCCAGCATTTACTAGTACTTTCCCGTAGTACTCCAGTTCCATGTCATCCATCGAGCCAAGGCCTCTGTCACATGGCTCTGGTTGAACTCTCGAcgtttcttccccccccaaCGATGTGTGCTTCTGGACACATGTACAGAACTTGACACAATC contains the following coding sequences:
- a CDS encoding involucrin repeat protein, yielding MSGFDLRSSQSSYGDPRHFSGASFGAPQPPPTKVLMDGYHGAPILKNVETPRYNPLNTAHPRSSALLNGNDPVTMYLLTETAMGDSAHYEVLSLEEVEGLKKEFKFLSGRLEAAKRKLALETKLRDAAMSLSRLYNSKSSRSSEEYDVGGSPKSNRSRRSMFGRNGASSTLDKTDGELAVSTRKCEELSQEVWNLESRVQLIQKRLLEHTAGVLQMTHKGIKKYPKNNVPNTPESLSSHNPRGSIDDFDDRSLYKTSDHLNELNGHGPQGPSPLAHSNQPAVGRDMIQNTEKKLEMLSGQMRDMILQSNPDNDFAPIPQLSAEGSMPNPTATIEAYIAYIENGLGALTTHSNSTPGTRSMNHGSDQQLVGVNTRLYQIVNESGLPRSRTLPPPPDISNGNLEEHLSYLNEGIDGLHERLGGLLEQKGILTTQIQQQRELNSKSDAERDAHIADLVEQLASVRKELDLAEREGQQSKDMLDHTMEQLEAARRELSDHQQRAIPEDNSEALASEKEARTRAEAEVSRLQTVVKELQHEKDALAEAQEARLRAETEITQLQAVVHEHQREKDMHNETQEAHRHAESEIVRLKNVVQELQLEKDAYAEAHEARLRAEAEVARLQAAIQEHQREKDAHAETHEARLHAEAEIARLQSVIQEHQSEKDVHAETHEARLQAEAEITRLQAIMQKLQQENEAQADAHEARVRAETEVARLEVQLEQIRSESNGHTEQLSAVRSEADGEIARLQAVIDQLRGEVDAKAEEVTESRERSEKQISTLEESIQQIRTETDARLKEATDSRTQAEDEITRLQTLIEQIRSDVESQLSEATKARTDAEENAVRLQAELTELEGEVVRVRTELTMAQAELDGAYGSRSQRAAAVDPALQKELEVLTTRNIELAQELATFKAGKPANSDTQRRVQTLEKELRETIDDYEVMTKASIEFEKEREKFESLIDALRDRCEQLETQLNEERITWMGMHSASMGRDGTTYETTSTMVLKNEFKKMMRDTRTENMKILKAEQEERRRLEALLRNLKKEQASKAGPNQTVTAL
- a CDS encoding permease of the major facilitator superfamily (cell surface receptor/MFS transporter, putative) — its product is MTSKSRDAHHTSTPSDFPPSGPGYKVYKRRFWGLTQLVLLNIVVSWDWLTFSSISTTASEYFGVSESAINWMSTGFLFAFCAASPVVVFTLNKGGPKPAIITTSTLLLVGNWVRYAGTKARGGMFGVAMFGQILIGLAQPFCLSAPTRYSDLWFSDQGRTSATAVATLANPLGAALGQLIDSFWATKPSEVPDMVLYISVIATIAAIPSFFLPSKPPTPPSASSATTRTPLLPAIAQLFKTLEFWLILIPFSVYVGFFNSVSSLLNQILAPYAFTETEAGIAGGILIIVGLISSAIVSPITDRWKHYLITIRILVPIVAVCYIGLIFAPPSPAGIAPAYVVCALLGASSFALLPVVLEYLVEITYPFSPEIGSTICWTGGQLLGAAFILAQDALKAGRDANPPENMRDALIFSAVIACVAAPFPISIGLFGRDVRRRRLDVDRGLDLEGREYTDTGLAGDDTPAPGTESKFSLKFWSRNNS
- a CDS encoding ubiquinol-cytochrome c reductase complex 17 kd protein (hypothetical protein Ao3042_02695): MGISDFFSDIISSFSLPEAQAEAPAENVEQPSSQETETEEKPAVTEESNSEETAEKTEESAEETPEEPAEEEPEQEEEEEEEEEEEEEEEPEDIKPQLEEECANSAQCAPYKHHFDECVERVTQQQEDADYKGPKEDCVEEFFHLAHCASECAAPKLWKSLK